The genomic window ACAATCCAAGAAGGAGTGCAAGAAGCAATATAGATCCAATACTTTCTTCatccaaaatgtatttattttagtttttaaatgttcaaGGAAGCCactccaattttcaaaacatgtacaaataaatgactgcttcagggtccccctcgcccgaaggctgcgtcgggagggacagtctgtAATGTTAACGAAAGCTTAAAGACAGCTGACGAGTTCATACagctgaagcagtcatttatttgtacatgttttgaaaattggagtGGCTTCCttgaacatttaaaaactaaaataaatacattttggatGAAGAAAGTATTGGATCTATATTGCTTCTTGCACTCCTTCTTGGattgtatatttttcttttttaaattacatcctTGTTGAAATTAGCTGCCTggcatgcatatacatgcataaaattaacaAATGCATGTAAAGCAGCTAATGCCTAGTCAATCACATGCTAATACAATTACatggctgatttttaaaaaatcctgacATGTTATGTTATAGCATTTCAAGGAATTGTAGTTATTTTTTCTCTGGGACATCAGAATGCTAATCCACATCCTGATGTTCCCAGGATGCATCTTAAAGGGAAATCGAGACCTTCACCCACCTCCCTGCAGCCACAAGACGTGGCACAGCATAACAAAACGTAAAATAATAGATTTATTTCACACAATGATACCCCACCTCTTCCcaaacccccttccctttccaAGAAAATGAACCCAGATTCCAAAACCCAGCCCCTCCTGCTTAAAGCCCCTCCAAGACATTCAATCCTCCTTCCAGTCCCTCTTTCCCTAGATCTAATCCCTGGTTTCTAATTGGCCAGTTGATCTTCCTTAGCAAGAAAACAGACCCTGGTGATCTAGAGGTCCCCTCGATAGTGCCTTCCCACCCCCTCCTACCCTCTTTCTGATCACAGACCCCCTCCCACCACAAAGAAGAATCTGTGGTGGTCTAGTGGCAGCCCAGAGCACCCCCTAGCTCTGGGCCCACTTATGATGGGGCAAAGTCTGGTCACCACCATTTTGGAATCCTGGGGCCCTTCTAGACCACCAGGGTCTATTTCCTTGGTAAGGGGGAGAAGgatagggggggagagaggggatacCCTCTTGAAACCAGAAATTTGATCTATGGAAATGGTATGGGGTGGTTTGATGCCTTGGGGGGATTGGCACTGGAAGGAGGGGGCTTGGTGTTTGGAATTGGGGGACATTTTCTTGGAAAGAGGTGGGGTTTAGGAAAAGGCAGGGCATCACTATCCAAAATAAAATTGTTTGTTAGGCTGCGCTACCTCTAGCAGTAGTGGGGTGAGAGCACGGGTTCCTCAAGGCCTCCAGTTGAGATTTTGTGttttttgggccacatggccctttAACACTATGGCGGCCCTGGATGAAGTGGGCTGCCATTTTTTACCATTTTGTCACAAAACTTTATATCATGATTTTGTATCTGCAGGAAAACATTTTGTGCTGAAATGGCTGTGATATTATTCTGGGGAGGAGAAAAACATCTTGAGAATGCTCCCCCCTGCAATATTTCACCCTTCCTGTGGTAAAATATTGCAGCTTTGTAAATCTCTTTCTAAGAAAGATGAAAGGCATGCTTTTCCATTCTTGGATTTTAAACTGAGATCCGGAGGACTACAAAGTTAGCATAGAGTGACGAGTTAGGCAACAGAGCAAATCCTCTGCAATATTTTTTCACTTATTGCTCTCTTCAGGGCCACTTTAACTTCCTTGTTCCTCAAGCTGTAGATGAATGAGTTCAACATAGGTGTTACTGCTGTGTAAATCACACTGGCTATACGGTCATATTCCAGTGAGTAACTGGTTGAGGGGcggaaatacataaaaaataagcTTCCATAATACAAAGTGACAGTTACTATGTGAGAAGAACAGGTGGAGAAAGCTTTGGATCTCTTAGACACAGAAGAAGCTTTGAATATGGTAGAGAGAATGCGAATATAAGAAGCAATGATAAACAGAAAAGGCACCATGTCAAACAGGGATCCCTCTGTGAATATCACCAGCTCATTGAGGGATGTGTCTGTGCAAGAAAGTTTGAATAGTGGGGGAACATCACAGAAGAAGTGAATGATCTTGTTGGAGCTGCAGAAGGACAAACGACACATCAAGATGGTGTGTAACAAGGAATGCAGAGTCCCGCTGAGCCAGCACACTCCCAGGAGAGAAAGACATGTTTCTTTATTCATGAGCATGGGGTAGTGCAAAGGGTTACAGATGGCCACATACCGATCATAGGCCATGACAGCAAGCAGGACCACTTCAATATTAGCAAATGCAATGAAGAAGTATAATTGTACCATGCATGCAGTGTATGAAATGGCTTTATTTTCCGAGAAGATATTGATTAGCATCTGTGGTACAATGACTGAGCTGAAACACATGTCCACAAAGGACAAGTTACTGATGAAGAAGTACATGGGAGTGTGAAGGTGATGATCAGTGGCAACTAAAGTAATCATTATTGCATTCCCTAGTAGGTTGAGCAAATACATGGTGAAGAACAGCACAAAGAGGGAAATCTGATGTTCTGGGAGGTCCGAGAAGCCCAAGAGTAGAAATTCTGTCACAGTTGTCCAATTCTGTGGCTCCATCTGTCCAGCTGGTCTGTAAAAATTATTTCAGCGAGAGAAACACATTATCTTGAAATGATCATCCTCTGCTTCACCAGTTTAAGAAAtgactttattttattatagCAGTCATCATTCTTACCACCAGTAGATGTGATATCTCATTGTTACTGCATCATCAGTAATATCATAATCCTGACTGCCATCAGGCTGTCCTTTAACAACTTCAGAAACATCTTCAGCATCACCATCAATCTTTACAGATTCAGATTCCAGAAACTCTGTTGGCTCTTTTGGCATGACAATTTGCACAACTTGCCAAAATAGTTCATgtggggagcaattttcaatagGCTACGTTGCTCCAAAATATGCTGGTATTTTTGTATCTGTGGAACTTGCAGCTATATTTTGAAAGAGAAATAAAACAGACAGTTTTCCTTTCAAAACAGCCCACAAAGTATGCTGGTGGAGAAATGTTCATAAAAGAGGTAATTTTCGAAAGGACTTACACATTTAAATGGGTTTTACACACTTAAATGcattttactcatgtaagtgtcgttttggaaattgctacactatatgccactgaattgtcaataggttttacacatgtaagagtactttacatatgtaaatggattttgaaaattgctataatagtatgctatatatatatatcttttgaaaaatacttccagagacggtaactttaaaacaaatgcgCGGGCACCCATATATGCGCCTTTGGGCGTGTCAGCAGTAATATGTTGAAATTTTAAATCACAAAGAAAGGACACAGATTTCTCACTAGAGATAGGACTTATGGTTTTTTAAGGTTGACTATGTGAATCCAGCAACCATCATACTGCACAGGGTTCTTGGTTTAATATGAGCCAGGTAACCCATAAAGAGCTATGTAGCTTCTATGTGCTTAGAGCTTAATCATCAGTTGCTTATGGATTCAAAAACTCTTGTTTTTAAGCTAGCAATATACTTAGCTTAAAGGCTGGAATGATCCTCAGCTTGTAGACagtcatgagaacatatcacaccagtttacattagttaacaaatattcatttaaaaatatttgcatttccaaaattaaaatgaaaagaagaaaatacaaagattcataataaactaataaaaataataataaacaataaaattgaagaataattactaaaaaaaattaaatagtaaAGGTGCAGAACAGAAAAGGTAGAGATAATATATATAACTAACTATATATAATAAAAGGGGTATAAATCATTAAGTTATGTCTCCtagaaagcttgtttgaatagccaagtcttaatacccgttttaaatattttaatgtctgattCCATTCTTAATTCCTGTGGTATGGAGATCCACAGTTGCGGCCCAgcaatggaaatagccctttcACTAACATTATTCAAATGCGCAATTTTAGGGGATGGTATGGGTAACATCCCTGTACTtgctgatcttgtaattcttgatgggatatgaaaatgtaatgctgaGGTTAACCATTCAATCTTTTCACTGTAGAGTGTTTTGATCATTAGAGATAGAACTTTATATTGCGCCCTTTATTTaccaggcagccagtgaaggtcttttaaTATTGACGTTATATGatcagatcttctagttcctgtttaaagtctagctgcagagttttgtaacatttgcaatggTCTAGTAACATTCGCTGGTAGGCTCCAAAACATCgtgttacagtaatccaattttAATAAGACAATagcttgcaaaactgttctgaaatcttttggAAATAAAAGTGACTTTAATCTTTTTAgaacattcaatttaaaatactcatcattgatgattttttttatgcTCGCTTTCAGTGTGAATTCACAATCTAAAAAAATCCCTAGATCTCGGACCTCTCGGGAAATGGGATAATTTTTAGCAGCTTCCTGAATTTCAAATTCCTTTGCTTGGGTTAATTTAGGACagatatataaaatttcagtcttttttgcattcagagaaagattcatttgggttaacACTTTATCAATGGCAGATTGATATATGTCCCAAAACTTAAGTGTATGGTCAATTGAATTTTCGATTggaattaaaatttgaacatcgtctgcgtaaataAAATGCGTGAAATTCAAACCAGATAAAATTCTACAAagaggcagcatataaatattaaaaagggtcgcaTACAGAgacgatccttgtggtacaccatgTTGAAGATCAATTGATAGAGATTTTTTATCCTGAAATTTCACTTTAAAAGATCTATTCTTTAAATAAGATTCAAACCACTTCAATGCATAGTCCTTTATACCTATTTCATGTAATCTGTCCAAGAGAattttatgattaactgtatcaaatgctgatgaTATATCTAGCATAATCAGAAAGTAAGTTTGGCTGTTGTCGGCTCCTTGAAGGATAATATCTTGTAAAGATGCTAAAAGAGTCTcagtactaaaatattttctgaatccatgttgtgcaggGAATAAAGTACTATGCTTTTcaaggtattctgttagttgtttgttaACTATCTTCTCCAAAATCTTAGCAATATTaggtaaattagaaatgggtcttAAATTTGACAAATCATAAGAATTGGATTGTGGTTTTTTCATGATTGGTTTAACTATCGCCATTTTCAATATATCTGGAACAGTTGCTTCAGTAATAGATAAATTAATTATATCTGCAATAGGTCTGGAAACTTTATTTGTGAtcgtttttaataattttattggaATATGGTCAATAGGGTGAGTAACTGGATTCATACTTTTGATTATACCTTCAATTTCAACAGATGAAATTGTTTCAAAAGAGGTTATATGACCTTTGGGGTTGCTTGGTAGTACAATTTGATTTGAATCATTTGGGGAGAGGTTTTTTAGAATGTTTACAGTCTTGTCTGAAATATTGTGCAATTTCATTACAATTAATAGAGTCATCTGATGTGGGGATATCAATGGGACTGGTCAGATCTTTAACAAAAGTAAACAGAGCTCTTGGGTTATATTGAaaattattaattttgttttagtaaaattcattttttgctttgtttgtgGATTCATTATATTATTTATGTAAGATAGTtctatagggcctcattttcaaagcactttaccgcgtgcgataaattcgcgaatcgcgttaacagctgttaacgcgattcgcgaatgcaaattagtcatttggtattcagggggcggagcatatgtaaagcgggaacctgtgtatcgtgtgcggcgaaacaaccgcagtggtagcgcagctgctatcgcggattttaactccaacttcgcgttatggactgcgctacgggccagaaaaagATTATCACCATCCACGgtagttccggacagcctgttttgagagagagagagagagagagagagagagagagagagagagagagagagagagagagagagagagagagagagagagagagagagagagagagagcgccttactatagtgcctatgccctacataggtatttgaatccctatgggagggctacctactaactcggggtggggattag from Rhinatrema bivittatum chromosome 3, aRhiBiv1.1, whole genome shotgun sequence includes these protein-coding regions:
- the LOC115088683 gene encoding olfactory receptor 1G1-like; the encoded protein is MEPQNWTTVTEFLLLGFSDLPEHQISLFVLFFTMYLLNLLGNAIMITLVATDHHLHTPMYFFISNLSFVDMCFSSVIVPQMLINIFSENKAISYTACMVQLYFFIAFANIEVVLLAVMAYDRYVAICNPLHYPMLMNKETCLSLLGVCWLSGTLHSLLHTILMCRLSFCSSNKIIHFFCDVPPLFKLSCTDTSLNELVIFTEGSLFDMVPFLFIIASYIRILSTIFKASSVSKRSKAFSTCSSHIVTVTLYYGSLFFMYFRPSTSYSLEYDRIASVIYTAVTPMLNSFIYSLRNKEVKVALKRAISEKILQRICSVA